In Anaerolineales bacterium, the following are encoded in one genomic region:
- a CDS encoding glycosyltransferase family 4 protein: MTENSRIRVAFVIPLLRGRGGWPTAALGILRSLESRVEPILVVARADGEAARSLFPRAEIAALPEIQPNVAGSLRTWAHMLPTLAALRTLPPLRVRLVHSLELFPTGWIGDRIARRECVPHAVTTFGTYGVVWRRWAIPRRICDGIIRRAACLCPMSTGTAERMRAAFPGAMAAAKVRVVLHGSDFAARIPRETAERKKFSPDPTVISVGGIKPRKGYHVCLQAFGILQRRFPGARFLLAGGGVGNRYQRELEALIRREGIRNVEFLGPLTWEQLDPHYRAADMLAMTSQDEGDHFEGFVFVFLEAGAYGLPVVGTRSGGIPDAVVDGETGYLLPADDVEGVARAMIALAENPELSRKMGLAGRARAETLTWERYAAEQFEIYRSMQGSA, translated from the coding sequence TTGACGGAAAATTCCCGCATCCGGGTTGCATTTGTCATCCCCCTCCTCCGCGGCCGCGGGGGCTGGCCGACGGCGGCCCTCGGCATCCTGCGCTCGCTGGAATCGCGGGTGGAACCGATCCTGGTCGTCGCGCGGGCGGATGGAGAAGCGGCGCGTTCCTTGTTTCCGCGGGCCGAAATCGCCGCCCTGCCGGAAATCCAACCGAACGTGGCCGGATCGCTGCGCACGTGGGCGCACATGCTGCCGACCCTGGCCGCGTTGCGGACTCTCCCGCCGCTGCGAGTCCGGCTGGTTCACTCGCTGGAATTGTTCCCGACTGGTTGGATCGGGGATCGGATCGCCCGGCGCGAATGCGTTCCGCACGCGGTCACAACCTTCGGGACTTACGGCGTGGTCTGGCGCCGCTGGGCGATTCCGAGGCGGATCTGCGACGGGATCATCCGCCGGGCGGCGTGCCTGTGCCCGATGTCCACCGGAACCGCGGAGAGAATGCGCGCGGCCTTCCCCGGCGCGATGGCCGCCGCCAAGGTCCGGGTTGTCCTGCACGGATCGGATTTCGCCGCGCGCATACCCCGCGAAACCGCCGAACGAAAAAAATTTTCCCCCGATCCGACGGTGATCTCGGTCGGGGGAATCAAGCCGCGCAAGGGGTATCATGTCTGCCTGCAGGCCTTCGGCATTCTGCAGCGCCGGTTTCCCGGCGCGCGGTTCCTGTTGGCGGGCGGCGGAGTCGGGAACCGCTACCAGCGGGAGCTGGAAGCTCTCATCCGCCGCGAAGGAATCCGCAACGTCGAGTTCCTCGGTCCGCTGACCTGGGAACAGCTGGATCCGCATTACCGCGCGGCGGACATGCTGGCGATGACCTCGCAGGACGAGGGCGACCATTTTGAGGGCTTCGTGTTCGTGTTCCTCGAGGCCGGCGCGTACGGCCTGCCGGTCGTCGGCACCCGCAGCGGCGGAATTCCGGACGCGGTGGTGGACGGCGAGACGGGGTACCTCCTGCCGGCGGACGACGTGGAGGGGGTCGCCCGGGCGATGATTGCGCTTGCGGAGAATCCGGAGCTCTCGCGTAAAATGGGATTGGCCGGACGCGCCCGGGCCGAAACCCTGACCTGGGAGCGTTATGCCGCCGAGCAGTTCGAAATCTACCGGTCGATGCAGGGGAGCGCATGA
- a CDS encoding glycosyltransferase: MRIAYLSSADVPSPSANSLQVMKMCQAFVREGHEVHLILPPAERGSAESGGGPLSDREAAQYGLTVRFPVRRVRLLPLLGRRGLAWAEADEAARIVPNLVYTRGIDIAWAVAQHGFPVMLEVHHEPTGRLGPLYFRQILGRRNLRLAVISRALEENLRRAYPALCSREMLVAPDAVDGEQYRNPPAPARARARLKLPAARFTAGYFGSLVAGRGVELICEMARRSPTAQFLILGGHPQEVADWKVRAAGVNNVRWLGHVPNAEIPLYQAACDVLLMPYQREVTVRGRGDTAAIMSPMKLYEYMAAGRAILSSDLPALRVMLNENNSLLLPPEDPAAWAEALAKIRQNPNRRKRIAARARADVRECTWRNRVKRILEFIAANHG, translated from the coding sequence ATGAGGATCGCTTACCTGAGTTCCGCGGACGTGCCTTCGCCCTCGGCCAACAGCCTGCAGGTGATGAAGATGTGCCAGGCTTTCGTCCGGGAAGGCCACGAGGTGCATCTGATTCTCCCGCCGGCGGAAAGGGGATCCGCCGAATCCGGCGGCGGCCCGCTTTCCGATCGGGAGGCGGCTCAGTATGGGTTGACCGTCCGCTTTCCCGTCCGCCGGGTGAGATTGCTGCCGCTCCTGGGGCGCCGCGGGCTGGCCTGGGCCGAAGCGGACGAGGCCGCGCGGATCGTCCCCAACCTGGTATACACCCGCGGGATCGACATCGCCTGGGCGGTCGCCCAGCACGGCTTTCCCGTGATGCTCGAAGTGCATCACGAGCCGACCGGACGGCTCGGACCGCTTTACTTCCGCCAAATTCTGGGCAGGCGCAACCTGCGCCTGGCGGTGATCAGCCGGGCGCTGGAGGAGAATCTTCGCCGGGCGTATCCCGCCCTGTGCAGCCGGGAGATGCTCGTCGCGCCCGACGCCGTCGATGGCGAACAGTACCGCAATCCGCCGGCACCGGCACGGGCGCGCGCGCGGTTGAAACTTCCGGCCGCACGTTTCACGGCCGGGTATTTCGGCAGTCTGGTGGCCGGGCGCGGCGTGGAGTTGATCTGCGAGATGGCGCGGCGCTCCCCGACCGCGCAATTCTTGATCCTGGGCGGGCATCCGCAGGAGGTGGCGGACTGGAAGGTGCGCGCGGCCGGAGTAAACAACGTGCGCTGGCTGGGCCACGTTCCGAACGCCGAAATCCCGCTGTACCAGGCGGCCTGCGACGTACTGCTGATGCCCTACCAGCGGGAAGTGACTGTCCGCGGCCGGGGCGACACCGCCGCGATCATGAGCCCGATGAAGTTGTACGAATACATGGCGGCCGGCCGGGCGATTCTCTCCAGCGACCTGCCCGCCCTGCGGGTGATGCTGAACGAGAACAACAGCCTGTTGCTGCCGCCGGAAGACCCGGCGGCCTGGGCGGAGGCTCTGGCAAAAATCCGCCAGAATCCGAACCGCCGGAAGCGAATCGCGGCCCGCGCCCGGGCGGACGTGCGCGAATGCACCTGGCGGAACCGCGTAAAACGGATCCTGGAATTCATCGCCGCCAACCATGGATAA
- a CDS encoding glycosyltransferase family 4 protein has translation MDKLVYIARSRIPSNRANCVQTLKMCSGFAAHLPVELIAPYYPEDARRKETLAERFALPRPFDVTWVRFPHWGNRFAVRGYALAAAWHARRRRAGLAYSREPWSAYHLARAGVGVGFEAHHLEEDRRYPVWKKLVADPALSPALRGIFCISKSLIEDYAAAGARRNLLHWAPDGVDLQRFEPSIGRAEARQKLGLPAAAKIICHAGHLYPGRGAEEAVEAVGAIPESVLLMAGGNPGDIERVRAFSDGRGMAERVRFAGTVPNGKIPLYLWAADVLIMPYTSRTETVGAMSPLKMFEYMAAGRPIVATDFPAVREVLRDGENALLVSPDSAESLARGIRRSLEDPALAESISRRAREDVRAFTWELRAERILEILEKP, from the coding sequence ATGGATAAACTGGTGTATATCGCCCGTTCCCGGATTCCCTCCAACCGGGCCAACTGCGTGCAGACCTTGAAGATGTGTTCCGGATTCGCGGCCCATCTGCCGGTGGAGCTGATCGCCCCCTACTACCCGGAGGATGCGCGCCGGAAGGAAACCCTGGCCGAGCGGTTCGCCCTGCCGCGCCCGTTCGACGTGACCTGGGTCCGCTTCCCGCATTGGGGGAATCGCTTCGCGGTGCGCGGATACGCACTGGCGGCGGCCTGGCATGCGCGCCGGCGCCGCGCCGGGCTGGCCTATTCGCGCGAGCCGTGGTCCGCTTATCATTTGGCGCGCGCCGGAGTCGGGGTGGGATTCGAAGCCCACCATCTCGAGGAGGACCGGCGCTATCCGGTTTGGAAAAAGCTGGTTGCGGATCCCGCCTTGTCGCCCGCCCTGCGCGGCATCTTCTGCATTTCCAAATCCCTGATCGAGGACTACGCCGCCGCCGGCGCGCGCCGCAATCTGCTGCATTGGGCGCCGGACGGCGTGGACCTCCAGCGGTTCGAGCCTTCCATCGGACGCGCGGAAGCCCGCCAAAAATTGGGGCTTCCCGCCGCGGCGAAGATCATCTGCCACGCGGGGCACCTTTATCCGGGGCGCGGGGCCGAGGAGGCCGTCGAGGCGGTGGGTGCGATCCCGGAATCCGTGCTCCTGATGGCGGGGGGGAATCCCGGGGATATCGAACGAGTCCGCGCCTTTTCCGACGGGCGCGGAATGGCCGAACGGGTGCGCTTCGCGGGCACGGTGCCGAACGGGAAAATCCCGCTCTACCTGTGGGCGGCGGACGTCCTAATCATGCCTTACACCTCGCGCACTGAGACGGTGGGCGCCATGTCTCCGCTGAAGATGTTCGAATACATGGCGGCCGGCCGGCCGATCGTGGCCACCGATTTTCCGGCCGTGCGCGAGGTGCTGCGCGACGGGGAGAACGCGCTGCTGGTTTCTCCCGACAGCGCGGAATCCCTGGCGCGGGGAATCCGGCGCTCGCTCGAAGATCCGGCGCTCGCGGAATCCATCTCCCGCCGGGCGCGGGAGGATGTCCGCGCCTTCACTTGGGAACTCCGGGCGGAGCGAATCCTGGAAATTCTGGAGAAGCCATGA
- a CDS encoding glycosyltransferase → MPKEAEPRPQKILFLIPTLASGGTERQAAELVRRLDRERFEPLVAVMYGLDRVPAEISVGGARLLSLRKPLGKLGNLVALFRLWRLILCERPAVVQSFLRHADLYARIAGGLALQRRIVTSLRTRIGGFWSKPWQWTERILWRLSARIVSNSVAAAREAESLLGIPASRLAVIPNGVDLERFHPGLDWRAPRAAFGLSPSDLVFGMVARYSPVKDHATLLTAVAQMRNSGYWPEYARLFLVGGTTFADSRRGVEDRIRELGLESVVLPMGVLADVERAYAALDWLILPSRFEGFPNSVLEAMACGKPAIVSDAANAEGIVAEGETGWEFPAGDALALAACLRRAIGTPPEQRVAMGRAARTFVEGRYSTRLMVRKFESLYEELAERR, encoded by the coding sequence ATGCCGAAGGAGGCCGAGCCCCGGCCGCAAAAGATCCTGTTCCTGATTCCCACCCTGGCTTCGGGCGGAACCGAACGCCAGGCGGCCGAGCTCGTTCGGCGCCTGGACCGCGAGCGATTCGAGCCGCTGGTGGCGGTTATGTACGGATTGGACCGCGTTCCGGCGGAAATTTCCGTCGGCGGCGCGCGGCTCCTCAGCCTGCGCAAACCGCTCGGCAAGCTGGGAAATCTGGTGGCGCTGTTCCGTTTGTGGCGGCTGATCCTGTGCGAACGCCCGGCCGTGGTGCAGTCCTTCCTGCGGCATGCGGATCTTTACGCCCGGATCGCCGGCGGCCTGGCCCTCCAGCGCCGGATCGTCACCTCCCTGCGCACGCGGATCGGCGGGTTTTGGAGCAAGCCCTGGCAGTGGACCGAGCGGATCCTGTGGAGGTTGAGCGCGCGGATCGTCTCCAATTCGGTGGCGGCGGCCCGCGAGGCGGAATCCCTGCTCGGCATCCCCGCGTCGCGGCTGGCCGTCATTCCCAACGGGGTCGACCTGGAGCGTTTTCATCCCGGGTTGGATTGGCGCGCGCCGCGCGCGGCGTTCGGGCTCTCGCCTTCGGACTTGGTCTTCGGCATGGTCGCCCGCTACTCGCCGGTGAAGGATCACGCCACCCTGCTCACCGCCGTGGCGCAGATGCGCAACTCCGGCTACTGGCCGGAATACGCACGGCTGTTCCTGGTCGGCGGAACCACCTTCGCCGATTCCCGCCGCGGCGTGGAGGATCGGATTCGGGAACTCGGTCTGGAATCCGTCGTCCTGCCGATGGGAGTGCTCGCCGACGTGGAACGCGCCTACGCCGCGCTGGATTGGCTGATCCTGCCATCGCGTTTTGAAGGCTTCCCCAATTCGGTCCTCGAGGCGATGGCGTGCGGGAAGCCGGCGATCGTCTCCGACGCCGCGAATGCGGAGGGAATCGTGGCCGAGGGGGAGACCGGATGGGAATTCCCGGCCGGCGACGCGCTGGCGCTGGCCGCCTGCCTGCGCCGGGCGATCGGCACTCCGCCGGAGCAGCGGGTGGCGATGGGGCGGGCGGCGCGCACCTTCGTCGAAGGCCGGTACTCCACGCGCCTGATGGTCCGAAAATTCGAATCGCTGTACGAAGAGCTGGCCGAACGCCGATGA
- a CDS encoding glycosyltransferase family 4 protein gives MSGRIRVAFVHDAYPEYRRPLFARLAEHCDLRCFFINQDPAELPPRSVSVRGYRIPQMSDLVVAPSLGGRILAEHRREPFDVVLCPEPSYSSAIAAGGAARRMRIPYVVFSGEWYTARHPRRILTHCLERSLVRGAAFCLAYGTRAWRRLAGMGVDPERILITGNASPYQFTQASAAEVRQIRRRWQIGPVPVLLFLGRLLAFKAPEILVDAFAILRKECPSFLVIAGDGPQLGALHRRVLRHGLKDVLFTGAEVRGDAEKNLLYSLADVFVLPSRKGRIAEPWGLVLNEAASAGLPIVTTDGVGAVGDLIRDGETGRVAAQGDARALAGAVVEFLRSPETARACGVRARARTAQFTIERMAGAFVSAFERAAGGGR, from the coding sequence ATGAGCGGGCGGATTCGGGTCGCCTTCGTGCACGATGCGTATCCGGAGTACCGCCGGCCGCTCTTCGCCCGCCTGGCGGAGCACTGCGATCTGCGCTGCTTCTTCATCAATCAGGATCCCGCCGAGCTTCCGCCGCGCTCCGTCTCGGTCCGCGGATACCGCATCCCGCAGATGTCGGACCTCGTCGTTGCGCCCTCGCTCGGCGGGCGGATTCTCGCTGAGCACCGGCGCGAACCGTTCGATGTCGTCCTGTGCCCGGAGCCGTCGTATTCCTCGGCGATCGCGGCGGGCGGCGCCGCGCGGCGGATGCGGATTCCGTACGTCGTGTTCAGCGGCGAATGGTATACGGCGCGCCATCCGCGGAGGATCCTGACGCATTGTCTGGAACGCTCGCTGGTCCGCGGCGCGGCCTTCTGCCTGGCGTACGGCACCCGCGCTTGGCGGCGCTTGGCCGGGATGGGAGTCGATCCCGAACGCATCCTGATCACCGGAAACGCCAGCCCGTACCAATTTACGCAGGCCTCCGCGGCGGAGGTCCGCCAAATCCGCCGGCGGTGGCAGATCGGCCCGGTCCCGGTCCTCCTGTTCCTGGGCCGCTTGCTTGCCTTCAAGGCGCCGGAGATCCTGGTAGACGCGTTCGCCATCCTGCGCAAAGAATGCCCGTCGTTCCTTGTAATCGCCGGCGACGGACCGCAATTGGGTGCCCTCCACCGGCGGGTGTTGCGGCACGGATTGAAGGACGTTCTGTTTACCGGGGCCGAGGTCCGCGGAGACGCGGAGAAGAATCTGCTGTACTCGCTGGCCGACGTGTTTGTTCTGCCCTCGCGCAAGGGGCGGATCGCGGAACCGTGGGGGTTGGTGTTGAACGAGGCGGCTTCGGCGGGGCTTCCGATCGTGACCACCGACGGTGTGGGCGCGGTGGGGGACCTGATCCGCGACGGGGAGACCGGCCGCGTGGCGGCGCAGGGGGACGCGCGGGCGCTGGCCGGAGCGGTGGTGGAATTCCTACGCTCGCCCGAAACCGCGCGCGCCTGCGGCGTGCGGGCCCGCGCCCGGACCGCACAATTCACAATCGAACGCATGGCCGGCGCATTTGTGAGCGCCTTTGAACGGGCGGCCGGAGGCGGGCGGTGA
- a CDS encoding glycosyltransferase, producing MSKPRVAMVSLSPLATGGIETHLLQIFHGLGREFDFRVIGTVAEPFPTLAGGAGVKCVPLPAAGKLDPRGLLRLWKEFHAQKIDLVHTHDTRGGWLGRLAARLAGIPAIHTVHTPSFFLPPNPLAVFAYRQAERVLNNRFSDEVIFVSKTIRKMYLDGRLAAAEKSSHVANGLEAEWFSSAQHILRPGAEIRYLYVGRMAREKGMENLAAAFGTVAKKVRGARLLIAGEGPKRADLVRAAESGGWRANLELLGLLLRAKAREAMRAADVFVLPSDFESFSYTLLEAMASGLPCIAADVGGNRDLVEPERTGLLVPRGDPYRLAEAMIRLSDNPEMRIAMGREGALRAQEYTLERMIDGTRSVYRAVLDRRSTGGTST from the coding sequence GTGAGCAAACCGCGGGTGGCGATGGTGTCGCTGTCCCCGCTGGCGACCGGCGGGATCGAGACTCACCTGTTGCAGATCTTCCACGGCCTCGGCCGGGAATTCGATTTCCGCGTAATCGGAACCGTCGCGGAGCCGTTTCCGACGCTGGCCGGAGGTGCGGGGGTGAAATGCGTCCCGCTTCCGGCCGCCGGGAAGCTCGACCCGAGAGGGCTGTTGCGGTTGTGGAAGGAATTCCATGCGCAGAAGATCGACCTGGTACACACCCACGACACCCGCGGCGGATGGCTGGGCCGCCTGGCGGCCCGCTTGGCGGGAATCCCGGCCATTCATACGGTGCATACCCCGTCCTTTTTCCTTCCCCCAAACCCCCTGGCGGTTTTCGCTTACCGCCAGGCGGAGCGCGTGCTCAACAACCGCTTCAGCGACGAGGTCATCTTTGTTTCGAAAACGATCCGCAAGATGTATTTGGACGGGCGGCTGGCGGCGGCCGAAAAATCCAGCCACGTGGCGAACGGCCTGGAGGCGGAATGGTTTTCCTCCGCCCAGCATATCCTGCGTCCGGGCGCGGAGATCCGCTATTTGTACGTCGGCCGAATGGCGCGCGAAAAGGGGATGGAAAACTTGGCGGCCGCCTTCGGGACCGTCGCAAAGAAAGTCCGCGGCGCGCGGCTGCTGATCGCGGGGGAAGGGCCGAAGCGGGCGGACCTGGTCCGGGCTGCCGAAAGCGGCGGGTGGAGGGCGAATCTGGAACTGCTCGGATTGCTCCTGCGCGCGAAAGCCCGCGAAGCGATGCGCGCCGCCGACGTTTTTGTGCTGCCCTCGGATTTCGAAAGCTTCTCCTACACCTTGCTCGAGGCCATGGCCAGCGGATTGCCGTGCATCGCCGCCGATGTGGGCGGCAACCGGGATCTGGTTGAGCCGGAACGAACCGGCCTGTTGGTGCCCCGCGGCGATCCGTACCGCCTGGCGGAAGCCATGATCCGTTTGTCTGATAATCCGGAAATGCGGATTGCGATGGGGCGGGAAGGCGCGTTGCGGGCGCAGGAGTATACTTTGGAACGGATGATCGACGGAACGCGTTCGGTCTATCGAGCGGTGTTGGATCGGCGTTCCACCGGAGGAACCTCCACCTGA